In Hyphomicrobium denitrificans 1NES1, one DNA window encodes the following:
- a CDS encoding coniferyl aldehyde dehydrogenase, whose product MTAHILFKDEFLLSGILSRQRAAFRHDGPPPLAQRKADLDKLKAAVLARRQEIEEALNADFGNRSAYETRIMELVPVVQTINYLRRNLKKWMRPERRRVAVHFIPGRSCIVYQPLGVVGIVSPWNYPLSLALMPLATALAAGNRVMLKPSELAPATTAFLKQLLQDLYPENQVSVVTGGPDVGAAFASLPFDHLAFTGSTSVGRLVMKKAAENLVPVTLELGGKSPAVIGSDANIETAAMSVAYGKLANAGQTCIAPDYVLVPDEHAETFLDAYRDAVAKLHPDGIGSDNYTSIISIRHLNRLRDLISDAKKKGARVIEVAPSRLIRGNNRKFAPVAILGATGEMAIMREEIFGPLLPIVTYRDVDEAIDFINDRPRPLALYYFGGDCESRRKVLERTTSGNVTVNDTLMHYVQNDLPFGGVGASGMGAYHGPEGFKSFSHAKGIFEQSRWNLGGLFHPPFNRLTDIAIRYMLW is encoded by the coding sequence ATGACAGCCCACATTCTGTTCAAAGACGAGTTCCTGCTTAGCGGGATTCTGTCGAGGCAAAGGGCTGCATTTCGTCACGATGGACCGCCTCCTCTTGCCCAGCGGAAGGCCGACCTCGACAAATTGAAGGCCGCCGTGCTGGCGCGGCGGCAAGAGATCGAAGAAGCCTTGAACGCCGACTTCGGCAATCGATCCGCTTATGAAACGCGGATCATGGAGCTGGTGCCCGTCGTCCAGACCATCAATTATCTGAGACGCAATCTGAAAAAATGGATGCGCCCGGAGCGTCGGCGCGTCGCTGTGCATTTTATACCAGGAAGGTCTTGCATCGTTTATCAACCCCTCGGCGTCGTCGGCATCGTATCGCCTTGGAACTATCCTCTGTCGCTGGCGCTGATGCCTCTTGCGACGGCGCTAGCTGCGGGCAATCGTGTGATGTTGAAGCCCTCTGAGCTGGCGCCTGCGACGACCGCTTTCCTGAAGCAGCTGCTGCAGGATCTCTATCCGGAAAACCAAGTTTCCGTCGTCACCGGCGGACCCGACGTCGGCGCGGCGTTCGCAAGCCTTCCCTTCGACCACCTGGCATTCACGGGCAGCACATCGGTCGGACGGCTGGTCATGAAGAAGGCGGCCGAGAACCTCGTTCCAGTGACGCTGGAACTTGGGGGAAAATCGCCGGCCGTCATCGGCTCCGATGCGAACATCGAAACAGCTGCGATGAGCGTTGCCTATGGCAAGCTTGCCAACGCAGGACAGACGTGCATCGCTCCGGACTACGTTCTTGTGCCGGACGAGCACGCCGAGACATTTCTCGACGCTTACAGAGATGCCGTCGCCAAGCTCCATCCCGACGGGATCGGCAGCGACAACTACACCTCGATTATCAGCATACGCCATCTGAACCGGCTGCGCGACCTTATCAGCGATGCCAAAAAGAAAGGTGCACGCGTGATCGAAGTCGCCCCGAGTAGACTCATTCGCGGTAACAATCGGAAATTTGCTCCCGTCGCGATCCTCGGTGCAACAGGCGAAATGGCCATCATGCGGGAAGAAATCTTCGGGCCGCTGTTACCCATTGTAACCTACCGCGACGTCGACGAAGCGATCGACTTCATCAATGACCGGCCCCGGCCGCTAGCGCTCTATTATTTCGGCGGCGACTGCGAAAGCCGCCGCAAAGTGCTGGAACGGACGACGTCGGGCAACGTCACGGTCAACGATACATTGATGCATTACGTCCAGAACGATCTCCCGTTCGGCGGCGTCGGTGCGAGCGGCATGGGAGCTTATCACGGGCCAGAAGGATTCAAATCCTTCAGCCACGCCAAGGGAATTTTCGAGCAATCACGTTGGAATCTCGGCGGCCTGTTTCATCCGCCCTTCAATCGTCTGACGGATATCGCGATCCGATATATGCTATGGTGA
- a CDS encoding c-type cytochrome, methanol metabolism-related, translating into MTSHKIDWRFALLLGVLLIGISGVAEAAIPASSKAVKEEGGKYFDAKGDPTYKIGPDGKVDWYTFSGFRRYNGTCDVCHGPDGAGSSFGPDLTNSLKSLSYSDFQAIVSGGKQDVNTAQTLVMPAFGTNKNVMCYLDDIYIYLRARSDGALGRGRPQSHEEKSKDATDFENSCMGP; encoded by the coding sequence ATGACATCGCATAAGATTGATTGGCGTTTCGCACTTCTGCTTGGCGTTCTGCTGATTGGTATCTCGGGCGTTGCTGAAGCGGCCATACCGGCATCCTCAAAGGCGGTTAAAGAGGAGGGAGGCAAATATTTCGACGCCAAAGGAGACCCGACCTACAAGATCGGCCCGGACGGCAAGGTCGATTGGTACACGTTCTCCGGTTTTCGCCGCTACAACGGAACGTGCGACGTCTGCCACGGGCCGGACGGAGCGGGTTCCAGTTTCGGGCCTGATCTGACGAATTCGCTCAAGTCGCTGAGCTATTCCGACTTCCAGGCCATCGTTTCCGGCGGCAAGCAGGACGTCAACACGGCGCAGACGCTTGTCATGCCGGCGTTCGGCACGAACAAGAACGTGATGTGCTATCTCGACGATATCTACATCTATCTCCGCGCGCGATCCGACGGAGCGTTAGGGCGCGGGCGCCCTCAGTCGCATGAAGAAAAATCGAAAGACGCGACCGACTTTGAAAATAGCTGCATGGGGCCATGA
- a CDS encoding dihydrofolate reductase, with product MKQTVVRVICAIGRSGQLGLNGVLPWEGNSEPEYVADVARFFDITRGHVLLAGPKTIASVPKFAFADRTIAVLRSHMDPEETLKQYAGRVVFIGGGPSVWDIYARYVSHWDVTRLPYDGPADRWFNPLWLTCGDRQQH from the coding sequence GTGAAACAGACAGTCGTCAGGGTCATTTGTGCAATCGGCCGGTCGGGACAACTCGGCCTCAACGGCGTTCTGCCGTGGGAAGGCAATTCGGAACCCGAATATGTTGCCGACGTCGCGCGCTTCTTCGACATCACCCGCGGCCACGTTCTGCTTGCCGGTCCAAAGACCATTGCAAGTGTCCCTAAATTCGCATTTGCCGACAGAACGATCGCAGTTCTTCGCTCACACATGGACCCTGAGGAGACGCTGAAGCAGTACGCCGGCCGCGTTGTTTTCATCGGCGGCGGTCCGTCTGTGTGGGATATCTATGCGCGCTACGTCAGCCATTGGGACGTGACACGCCTTCCCTACGACGGCCCAGCCGATCGCTGGTTTAACCCTCTGTGGTTGACGTGCGGCGACCGGCAGCAACACTGA
- a CDS encoding TIGR01459 family HAD-type hydrolase: MPSLKTSPPPPTLSHAAPLLARYDVIFCDVWGVVHNGLTAFEGACATLEKFRNGGGTVILVSNAPVPKHRVAETLETRHVPRSAWDDIVSSGDIALAHLDERGFQRLYCIGPQDRDEALFSALKARSVPLADAEAIICTGLNFDRSETPDDYRGLLAEALQHRLPFICANPDFVVDVGGTLLYCAGAIADLYAHMGGAVFWAGKPHLNTYETAHAKAEALRDQNVPREKILVIGDSLRTDMKGAENFGCDALFIASGIHRHETMDEISLSPKRLEELFVPGSPPAIGAMAELAW, translated from the coding sequence TTGCCGTCGTTGAAAACCTCCCCACCTCCCCCGACCCTTTCCCACGCTGCGCCGCTTCTGGCACGGTACGATGTGATTTTCTGCGACGTCTGGGGCGTCGTTCACAACGGCCTGACAGCATTTGAAGGCGCCTGCGCAACGCTCGAGAAATTTCGCAACGGCGGGGGCACGGTTATTCTGGTTTCGAATGCTCCCGTCCCAAAACATCGCGTCGCTGAGACGCTTGAAACGCGCCACGTACCACGGTCGGCGTGGGATGACATCGTGTCGTCGGGCGATATCGCGCTCGCCCATCTCGACGAACGCGGCTTTCAGCGCCTTTATTGCATCGGCCCGCAGGATCGTGATGAGGCTCTATTTAGCGCCCTCAAGGCGCGATCCGTTCCGCTGGCGGATGCTGAAGCGATTATCTGCACGGGGTTGAATTTCGACCGCAGCGAAACGCCAGACGACTATCGCGGCCTTCTCGCGGAAGCATTGCAGCACCGCCTGCCGTTCATTTGCGCCAATCCCGATTTCGTCGTCGACGTGGGAGGAACACTGCTCTATTGCGCTGGAGCCATTGCAGATCTCTACGCACATATGGGCGGAGCGGTTTTCTGGGCGGGCAAGCCTCACCTCAACACCTACGAGACGGCACATGCGAAGGCCGAGGCGCTGCGCGACCAAAATGTGCCGCGCGAAAAAATTCTCGTCATCGGCGACTCGCTCCGCACCGATATGAAGGGTGCGGAGAACTTCGGCTGCGATGCGCTGTTCATTGCGTCCGGCATCCACCGTCACGAGACGATGGATGAGATCAGCCTGTCGCCAAAACGCCTCGAAGAGCTTTTTGTACCGGGCTCCCCGCCTGCCATCGGCGCAATGGCCGAGCTCGCCTGGTAG
- a CDS encoding FkbM family methyltransferase has product MVSRALQGVFRSLRIYHGPDVPRAAMDALYRRFMEPGDLVFDIGAHVGDRVSSFRRLGARVVAIEPQSLLIDALAHIHGRDPLVVILPRALGARSGRQAFHLNTDNPTVSTISDAFLQRAGQAPGWEEQSWDDEVDVDVVTLDALLARFGIPAFIKIDVEGYEDAVLCGLSHPVKALSFEFTTIMRDTAIACLERLSLLGDYRYNFALGETQRLTFESWLSEAEMATHLFSLPHEANSGDVYAVLATEI; this is encoded by the coding sequence ATGGTCTCGCGTGCCCTGCAGGGGGTGTTCCGCTCGCTGCGCATCTATCACGGGCCCGACGTGCCGCGGGCCGCCATGGACGCGCTCTATCGGCGTTTCATGGAGCCGGGTGATCTCGTGTTCGATATCGGTGCCCATGTCGGCGATCGCGTGTCGTCGTTCCGGCGTCTCGGCGCCCGCGTCGTTGCCATCGAGCCGCAATCGCTGTTGATCGACGCGCTGGCGCATATTCACGGCCGCGATCCTCTGGTGGTGATCCTGCCTCGTGCACTCGGCGCCAGGAGCGGCAGACAAGCGTTTCATCTCAACACGGACAATCCTACGGTTTCGACGATTTCCGATGCGTTTCTGCAACGTGCCGGGCAAGCACCAGGATGGGAAGAGCAAAGCTGGGACGACGAGGTCGACGTCGATGTTGTAACGCTCGACGCGTTGCTCGCGCGCTTCGGAATTCCGGCGTTCATCAAGATCGACGTCGAAGGTTATGAAGATGCCGTGCTTTGCGGCCTGTCGCATCCGGTGAAGGCGCTGTCATTCGAATTCACGACAATCATGCGAGACACGGCCATTGCCTGCCTCGAGCGGTTGTCGCTTCTCGGCGATTATCGCTACAACTTCGCTCTGGGTGAAACCCAGCGTCTGACCTTCGAAAGTTGGCTTTCTGAGGCAGAAATGGCGACACATCTTTTCAGTTTGCCGCATGAGGCAAATTCAGGCGATGTTTACGCAGTGCTCGCCACGGAAATCTAA
- the mdoH gene encoding glucans biosynthesis glucosyltransferase MdoH: MTFDCDRETISGVIFQPVATEPCLTTPAGFEAIATLARRRMIVLVFNLATWSLLMLWAGSILGSGGWTWLDGAILICLGFAAPWPVLGFWNAAIGLWQLSGKRGPAVLLTPDGEKPAPITVKTAVLMTLRNEDPVRALRRLKIVKESLDQTGEGQQFSYFVLSDTDRADVASREEDAIADWQAHDADRERIIYRRRDHNLGFKAGNVRDFATGSGREFELMLPLDADSLMTGTAILELVRIMQRHPDLGILQGLVVGTPTASAFARIFQFGMRLGMRTYTMGQAWWAGDCGSYWGHNALVRIAPFVAHCELPVLAGGPPLGGRILSHDQVEAALMRAAGFEVRVLPVEIGSFEDNPPNAVAFADRDARWCQGNLQYLKLIGLRGLYPVSRYQLIWAVLMFVGVPAWIVLFALAPFAAAEAERMIPDFPFRSAVALSLALLLMHLAPKLSAALNVMLTPGEIRRFGGGARFTLGAGIEILFSLFLAATTSLRTALFMMGLLLGRSAGWEAQARDTDGLTWSAAASRFWPHALFGVGVGCAFATVAPHLLLWSLPVTLGFVAAIPFAVLTASPAVGDFLRRHRIAGVPEDFSPPPEIRTLQLAGGF, encoded by the coding sequence ATGACGTTCGATTGCGATCGCGAAACTATATCCGGGGTCATCTTCCAGCCGGTCGCGACGGAGCCATGCCTTACGACACCAGCGGGCTTCGAGGCAATCGCGACGCTTGCCCGACGGCGGATGATCGTGCTCGTCTTCAACCTCGCGACGTGGAGCCTGCTGATGCTCTGGGCAGGGTCAATCCTCGGGAGTGGAGGGTGGACGTGGCTCGATGGCGCGATCCTTATCTGCTTGGGGTTTGCTGCGCCTTGGCCAGTGCTTGGCTTCTGGAATGCCGCCATCGGGCTATGGCAGCTCAGTGGCAAGCGCGGCCCTGCGGTACTTTTGACCCCGGATGGCGAGAAACCGGCTCCCATCACGGTTAAGACGGCCGTGTTGATGACGTTACGCAATGAGGACCCGGTTCGCGCACTGCGGCGGCTGAAGATCGTTAAGGAAAGCCTCGACCAGACGGGTGAGGGTCAGCAGTTTTCGTATTTCGTGCTGAGCGACACGGATCGTGCCGACGTCGCGAGCCGTGAGGAAGACGCAATTGCTGACTGGCAGGCACACGATGCAGATCGCGAACGGATCATTTATCGCCGCCGTGATCACAATCTCGGATTCAAGGCGGGCAACGTGCGCGATTTCGCGACGGGTTCAGGGCGCGAATTCGAGCTGATGCTGCCACTCGACGCCGACAGCCTGATGACCGGAACGGCAATTCTCGAACTCGTACGCATCATGCAGCGGCATCCGGATCTCGGGATTTTGCAGGGTCTCGTGGTCGGCACACCGACCGCTTCGGCGTTCGCCCGGATTTTTCAGTTCGGCATGCGGCTCGGCATGCGGACCTATACGATGGGACAAGCATGGTGGGCCGGCGATTGCGGGTCGTACTGGGGACATAACGCGCTCGTCCGCATCGCGCCGTTTGTCGCGCATTGTGAGCTGCCGGTGCTTGCCGGGGGGCCGCCGCTTGGCGGACGGATACTCTCGCACGATCAGGTTGAAGCGGCGCTGATGCGGGCAGCGGGGTTCGAGGTCCGTGTGCTGCCGGTCGAGATCGGCTCCTTCGAGGATAATCCGCCGAACGCCGTCGCGTTCGCCGACCGTGACGCGCGCTGGTGTCAAGGCAACCTGCAATATCTGAAACTCATCGGGCTTAGGGGGCTTTATCCTGTGAGCCGCTATCAGCTCATCTGGGCCGTGCTGATGTTCGTCGGCGTGCCGGCGTGGATCGTCTTGTTTGCACTCGCGCCGTTTGCTGCGGCCGAGGCCGAAAGGATGATTCCGGATTTTCCATTTCGTTCCGCTGTGGCTTTGTCTCTGGCGCTGCTGCTCATGCATCTCGCGCCGAAACTCTCGGCCGCCTTGAACGTGATGCTGACGCCTGGCGAGATTCGACGCTTCGGCGGCGGTGCGCGGTTTACTCTTGGTGCGGGAATTGAAATCCTGTTCTCACTTTTCCTTGCGGCGACGACATCGCTCCGGACAGCGCTGTTTATGATGGGGCTTCTGCTCGGCAGATCGGCAGGATGGGAGGCGCAAGCTCGCGATACAGATGGGCTCACGTGGTCGGCGGCGGCGTCCAGGTTCTGGCCGCATGCGCTGTTCGGCGTCGGCGTAGGTTGCGCCTTCGCGACGGTTGCGCCCCACTTGCTGCTCTGGAGTTTGCCTGTCACGCTTGGCTTCGTTGCTGCCATCCCATTTGCAGTGTTGACGGCAAGCCCTGCGGTTGGAGATTTCTTGCGGCGGCACAGGATTGCAGGAGTTCCGGAAGACTTCTCCCCGCCGCCGGAAATACGGACGTTGCAATTGGCCGGCGGGTTCTGA
- a CDS encoding zinc-dependent alcohol dehydrogenase — protein sequence MNDQRGTLDHDPPRMRRSQGQIIVARALWYTKPGQAELRTERLAPPAPGEARIATEYSAISRGTERLIAHGEVPQSEWTRMRAPLQAGAFSFPIKYGYSAAGIVTVGPDKLIGRRVFALHPHQDHFQVTEDHLLPIPDAVPSRRAVLAANMETALNAHWDAGTSLGDRVLVVGAGMVGLLVAYLAQRIAGTDVTITDINPARASYAAALGLTFTDTPRNAPHDNLIVFHTSATGGGFDTAIEACAFEGRVIELSWYGTHPVTVNLGGAFHARRLQIISSQVGHVAPSHRSQLKHRERLERALALLDDPALDVLVSASIPFTELPKSLPDIWSSSALPPIVCY from the coding sequence ATGAACGACCAGCGCGGCACGCTCGACCACGATCCGCCCCGGATGCGCCGCAGCCAGGGCCAGATCATCGTCGCACGCGCGCTTTGGTACACCAAGCCTGGACAGGCTGAACTCCGAACCGAACGTTTAGCCCCGCCCGCACCTGGAGAAGCGCGCATCGCCACGGAATATTCCGCGATCAGCCGCGGCACTGAGCGACTCATCGCACATGGCGAAGTGCCGCAAAGCGAATGGACGCGGATGCGTGCGCCGCTGCAGGCGGGCGCGTTCTCTTTTCCGATCAAATACGGTTATTCGGCGGCTGGCATTGTGACAGTGGGGCCTGACAAGCTCATTGGGCGCCGCGTCTTTGCGTTGCATCCGCATCAGGATCATTTTCAGGTCACCGAAGATCATCTTCTTCCGATACCGGACGCTGTCCCGTCGCGGCGTGCCGTCCTCGCGGCCAATATGGAAACGGCGCTCAACGCGCACTGGGATGCCGGAACGTCGCTCGGCGACCGCGTTCTCGTCGTCGGCGCGGGCATGGTAGGATTGCTCGTTGCTTACCTGGCGCAACGCATCGCCGGTACCGACGTGACGATTACGGACATCAATCCCGCGCGTGCGAGCTACGCCGCAGCCCTGGGTCTGACATTCACCGATACCCCCCGCAACGCGCCGCACGACAACCTCATCGTGTTCCATACGAGTGCCACAGGCGGCGGATTCGATACGGCGATCGAAGCCTGCGCCTTCGAAGGTCGCGTCATCGAGCTGAGCTGGTACGGAACGCATCCCGTGACGGTAAACCTCGGTGGGGCCTTTCATGCGCGCCGGCTGCAAATCATCTCTTCGCAGGTCGGCCACGTCGCACCGAGCCATCGCAGCCAACTTAAGCATCGCGAGCGGCTTGAGCGAGCGCTCGCCCTGCTCGACGATCCCGCTCTCGACGTTCTGGTCTCGGCGTCCATTCCGTTCACCGAGTTGCCGAAATCGCTCCCAGATATCTGGTCATCGTCGGCGCTGCCGCCGATCGTCTGCTATTGA
- a CDS encoding 6-pyruvoyl trahydropterin synthase family protein, producing MFSVEVRDRVMIAHSLPDPFFGPAQNLHGATYIVDVAFYREKLTAENVVVDIGAALRILGETLKPLGYQNLDALPQFEGQFTTTEFLCKYVFDRIAEAAVSGKLGVEGKTLSRIRVTLSETDLARASYEGQISG from the coding sequence ATGTTCTCCGTTGAAGTCCGAGACCGCGTGATGATCGCCCACTCCCTGCCCGATCCGTTTTTCGGGCCGGCCCAGAATCTGCATGGCGCAACCTACATCGTCGATGTCGCGTTCTATCGCGAGAAACTGACCGCCGAGAACGTCGTTGTCGATATCGGCGCGGCACTTCGCATCCTCGGCGAAACGCTGAAGCCGCTCGGTTATCAAAACCTGGATGCTTTACCTCAATTCGAGGGTCAGTTCACGACGACCGAGTTTCTCTGCAAATATGTGTTTGATCGCATCGCCGAAGCCGCCGTATCGGGTAAACTCGGCGTAGAAGGAAAAACGCTTTCGCGCATCCGTGTCACGCTCTCGGAAACGGACCTTGCGCGCGCCAGCTACGAGGGACAGATCAGTGGCTGA
- a CDS encoding glycosyltransferase family 4 protein: protein MADVVFAVPGDLKSATGGYAYDRRVIDLLPDFGVHVSVMTLPDAFPSPSAADLAETGRLLKTKPHDAVLMVDGLAFGAFTDDILDTLEGRVVALVHHPLFLETGLPHGRKVEIKASEENALQSASHIVVTSRVTKRILVDTMGLSADKVTIAEPGTDPAQRATGTGAPLQILSVGAVLPRKGYHLLVEALAPLKHIDWRLTIAGALDRHPEAVATVQKAIQATGLEDRVTLAGKVVPATLERYYESADLFVSASLFEGYGMVLAEAMARGLPMVIAAGGAAAETAGEAAALHVEAGNATALTTAIERALTDKKLRDRLADAAWEAGRTLPTWHETARRIAAVILGLRP from the coding sequence GTGGCTGATGTCGTCTTCGCGGTACCTGGGGATTTGAAGAGCGCGACCGGAGGCTATGCTTATGACCGGCGCGTGATCGACCTCCTTCCCGACTTCGGCGTCCACGTCTCGGTGATGACCCTACCGGACGCCTTTCCGAGTCCGAGCGCCGCCGACCTTGCCGAAACCGGCCGCCTGCTCAAAACCAAACCCCACGACGCTGTGCTCATGGTCGACGGCTTGGCGTTCGGCGCCTTCACGGACGATATTCTGGACACCCTCGAAGGACGCGTCGTAGCACTTGTCCATCATCCGCTTTTTCTCGAAACCGGTCTGCCGCACGGCCGCAAGGTCGAAATCAAGGCGAGCGAGGAAAACGCGCTCCAGAGCGCCAGCCACATTGTCGTCACGAGCCGCGTCACGAAGCGCATTCTTGTCGATACGATGGGCCTGTCTGCGGACAAAGTGACAATCGCCGAGCCCGGCACCGATCCCGCCCAGCGCGCGACGGGAACGGGCGCGCCGCTGCAGATCCTCTCCGTTGGCGCTGTACTGCCACGCAAAGGTTATCACCTGCTGGTCGAAGCGCTCGCACCTCTCAAGCACATCGACTGGAGATTGACGATTGCCGGTGCGCTCGACCGTCACCCCGAGGCAGTCGCGACCGTTCAAAAGGCGATCCAGGCAACCGGCCTTGAAGACAGGGTCACGCTTGCCGGCAAGGTCGTGCCGGCGACGCTCGAACGCTATTACGAAAGCGCCGATCTCTTCGTCTCAGCCTCGCTCTTCGAAGGTTATGGCATGGTGCTTGCGGAGGCGATGGCGCGCGGTTTGCCGATGGTCATCGCAGCGGGAGGAGCCGCTGCGGAAACGGCGGGTGAAGCCGCGGCGCTGCATGTCGAAGCCGGCAACGCCACTGCCCTGACAACTGCGATCGAGCGCGCGTTGACCGACAAGAAATTGCGCGACCGTTTGGCGGACGCGGCGTGGGAAGCCGGACGCACGCTGCCGACATGGCACGAGACGGCAAGGCGCATCGCGGCGGTCATACTAGGGCTCCGGCCGTGA
- a CDS encoding cytochrome b, protein MAQDPRYQLPTYTPAARGLHWLIALLIFIQLPLGLYMTYRGNEMPTINEKGEAVKGIFDALTGFLYSSHKLIGLTILFLVLARFLYRLMRGAPQPDPSVPRGLTAASRLVHWLMYALLIVVPVMGYRAISYGRYLDVFGIPLPAVTEKNEDLSKEIFEWHERAAIVLLVLVSLHVAAAIYHRFIRKDRVVERMLPKKIA, encoded by the coding sequence ATGGCCCAGGATCCAAGATATCAGCTTCCCACATACACGCCGGCCGCGCGAGGCCTGCATTGGCTGATCGCGCTTCTGATCTTCATTCAGTTGCCGCTCGGTCTCTATATGACTTATCGCGGCAACGAGATGCCGACGATCAACGAAAAGGGCGAGGCGGTGAAGGGCATCTTCGATGCCTTGACTGGGTTTCTTTACAGCTCCCACAAGCTCATCGGACTGACCATTCTATTTTTGGTTCTGGCCCGTTTTCTGTATCGCTTGATGCGTGGCGCTCCGCAGCCCGATCCGTCAGTGCCCAGGGGACTGACGGCCGCCAGCCGTCTCGTTCATTGGTTGATGTATGCGCTGCTGATCGTGGTTCCGGTCATGGGCTATCGGGCGATTTCCTATGGCCGCTATCTCGACGTGTTCGGCATCCCGCTGCCAGCCGTCACCGAGAAGAACGAGGACCTATCGAAGGAGATTTTCGAATGGCACGAGAGGGCGGCTATAGTGCTCCTGGTCCTCGTGTCGCTGCATGTCGCCGCCGCGATCTATCACAGGTTTATCCGAAAGGATCGCGTCGTCGAGCGGATGTTGCCGAAAAAGATCGCTTGA
- a CDS encoding glucan ABC transporter ATP-binding protein/ permease: MTPKPLSLFQIYVRALKLLESEKYLAIGLAAASVIIAATQLAEPILFGRVVDALGKGESAFGYIGLWAFLGLFGIVAGVVVSINSDRLAHRQKNAHLVTVFEKAIALPQSAHAARGSGATIRTILAGMTALFWLWLGAMREHFTALFGIILLVPTAIDMDARMATILVALAAAYTLMNVLVMRKTTYGQAAVEQHETALSSRVVDVVGNVMVVQSYARLQAEADALRGLSRDLLAAQFPVVTWWGILTVMQRSAATLTMVVIFVAGAILVGRGELTVGQIVSFVAFATLLINRLDQLSAFVVKVHQQAPTLTTLFELMDEKAGAEDSSDAKPLENVAGAVAFENVNFRYGGSPQGITDVSFTAKAGETVAIVGPTGSGKSTTIALLQRFQTPSSGRITIDGQNIADATLQSLRHAISVVFQDAGLFNRTIGDNIRIGKPDATNAEVERASKLAEAHDFIMRKPAGYDFMIGERGLSLSGGERQRIAIARAILKDAPILILDEATSALDSETEAKIKRALDTLRAGRTTFVIAHRLSTVAGADQILVLDHGRIVERGRFGELAEGTGLFARLVAEGGFTVPKTTETPPDNNGKS, from the coding sequence ATGACGCCGAAGCCGTTGAGCCTCTTTCAGATTTATGTCCGCGCTCTGAAACTGCTCGAGTCTGAGAAATATCTCGCGATCGGACTTGCCGCCGCCAGCGTCATCATCGCTGCCACGCAACTCGCCGAGCCAATTCTATTCGGACGTGTCGTCGATGCCCTCGGAAAAGGCGAAAGCGCATTCGGCTACATAGGCCTCTGGGCGTTCCTTGGCCTTTTCGGCATCGTCGCTGGGGTTGTTGTCAGCATCAACTCCGATCGTCTCGCACACCGCCAGAAAAATGCCCATCTCGTCACCGTTTTCGAGAAAGCGATCGCCTTGCCGCAGAGCGCGCACGCCGCACGCGGCAGCGGCGCGACGATCCGGACAATTCTGGCCGGAATGACGGCCCTGTTCTGGCTCTGGCTCGGGGCCATGCGCGAGCACTTCACCGCCCTCTTCGGCATCATCCTGCTTGTCCCGACCGCGATCGACATGGACGCCCGTATGGCGACCATTCTTGTCGCGCTGGCAGCCGCCTATACGCTGATGAACGTTCTCGTGATGCGAAAAACGACCTATGGGCAAGCTGCCGTCGAGCAACATGAAACGGCACTGTCGAGCCGCGTGGTTGACGTCGTCGGCAACGTCATGGTGGTGCAAAGCTACGCGCGCTTGCAGGCCGAGGCCGATGCGCTGCGCGGCCTGTCGCGAGATCTTCTGGCCGCTCAATTTCCCGTTGTCACGTGGTGGGGAATTCTGACGGTGATGCAGCGCTCGGCTGCAACGCTGACGATGGTCGTGATCTTCGTCGCAGGCGCCATACTCGTCGGAAGGGGTGAGTTGACGGTCGGGCAAATCGTCAGCTTCGTCGCCTTCGCAACGCTTCTCATCAACCGCCTCGATCAACTTTCGGCATTCGTCGTGAAAGTTCATCAGCAAGCCCCGACGCTCACCACGCTGTTCGAACTGATGGACGAAAAGGCCGGTGCAGAGGACAGTTCCGACGCCAAACCTCTGGAAAATGTGGCCGGTGCCGTCGCATTCGAAAACGTCAACTTTCGCTACGGCGGCAGCCCACAAGGCATAACGGACGTGAGCTTCACTGCAAAAGCCGGCGAAACAGTCGCCATTGTCGGTCCGACCGGCTCCGGCAAGTCGACGACGATTGCCTTGCTTCAGCGTTTCCAAACTCCGTCATCGGGCCGCATTACGATCGACGGCCAGAATATCGCAGACGCCACGCTGCAATCGCTGCGCCACGCAATCTCGGTCGTCTTCCAAGATGCGGGTCTCTTCAACCGCACGATCGGCGACAACATCCGTATCGGCAAACCGGATGCAACCAACGCCGAAGTCGAGCGCGCCAGCAAACTCGCCGAAGCGCACGATTTCATCATGAGGAAGCCGGCAGGCTATGACTTCATGATCGGCGAGCGCGGCCTGTCGCTGTCGGGCGGCGAACGCCAGCGGATCGCCATCGCCCGCGCCATTCTGAAAGACGCGCCCATCCTTATCCTCGACGAAGCGACGAGCGCGCTCGATTCTGAAACCGAAGCCAAAATAAAGCGCGCTCTCGACACGCTGCGTGCCGGGCGCACGACATTCGTGATCGCCCACCGCCTGTCGACGGTTGCCGGCGCCGACCAGATCCTCGTGCTCGATCACGGCCGCATCGTCGAACGGGGGCGCTTCGGAGAGCTGGCTGAAGGAACCGGCCTATTCGCACGCCTCGTAGCCGAGGGCGGCTTCACCGTGCCGAAAACCACCGAAACCCCGCCCGACAACAACGGAAAAAGTTAA